The following are encoded together in the Daphnia magna isolate NIES linkage group LG8, ASM2063170v1.1, whole genome shotgun sequence genome:
- the LOC116929304 gene encoding myosin-11 isoform X2, with translation MSQRGSSQNFLFRYAPLRLRGMNDQPTINSRANISGSQMPFPQRLSRPPANPSIDETTTTVFEVNNSGPCDLLNSSLDNITNFCQRQELRNRDIQAQLELATAEIRNLKARLDTSAGEIEQLQHVNQKLRNSHQHVEKELQKVDQLYAEVKNIFADTALIIEDTRKDKETWLSNFENLQKIHYERKEIQLRNEFKRSIDEKDAKIDAMRCEAEQLIIQFQDTSELRAEIANSIEHIKQLNSINDTKEKELNLIRDKLVSMQQAVSTYEDIKHSLNILTKDRAALQDRYGLLEKKYNSTSEALVDCTSHKDRLEKTLDGLNKQLEEERKKTCQKISETQELVQQLTTCQEILDEKTTKTDDLAKELTILVERHRDLEKKARGLEETVVGHENSLRVIAELEKEISELKCHLATKCTEIQCKEKKLEETECVLNELKLKSLNLDKLAIFEDKNHELQLELNKKEVELEAALSCQQESQRLKTDLDKEIAELKCQLTAKSIELQYKEKRLEELEKALDDVTLKSLNPAQAESGRIEGDLFKQRAKNEIETLKTALNLKSLELENVNDEYEEAQKMMASAERKIADLELTVSILERKLETEREQASFTPQPGGLPDDTEPRALRPILKQPSSSVYTDLASQNSGESTTGSTDNKETLNLLQKANAFAKAAELKRRDGGSSACVIKIPPSPSSSWLNPSEKRRKLDKGDGIRASSIKMDLRDSVTESPVLRSQSDRPTSRFLARSHPSSGPPQSMEPPAEDSDDYDNETVQ, from the exons ATGTCTCAACGGGGAAGCTCTCAAAATTTCTTATTTAGATATGCTCCACTGCGTCTCAGGGGTATGAATGATCAGCCCACTATCAATTCAAGAGCAAATATCTCAGGAAGTCAAATGCCTTTCCCCCAAAGACTTTCCAGACCACCAGCAAACCCTTCTATTGATGAAACGACGACGACTGTATTTGAAGTCAACAACTCAGGACCATGCGATTTACTTAATTCCTCTTTAGATAATATAACCAACTTTTGCCAACGTCAGGAACTTCGCAACCGCGATATTCAAGCGCAGCTGGAGCTAGCCACAGCTGAAATCAGAAATCTTAAAGCCCGACTGGATACTTCTGCCGGAGAAATAGAGCAGCTACAACACGTTAACCAGAAACTGCGA AATTCACACCAACATGTAGAAAAGGAATTGCAGAAAGTCGATCAACTTTACGCGGAAGTAAAGAATATTTTTGCCGACACTGCACTGATTATTGAAGACACCCGAAAAGACAAAGAAACCTGGCTCtcaaattttgaaaatctacaaaaaattCATTACGAAAGGAAGGAAATACAGCTGAGGAATGAATTTAAACGAAGCATTGATGAAAAGGATGCCAAGATTGATGCCATGCGCTGTGAGGCGGAGCAGCTTATCATTCAGTTTCAAGATACATCGGAACTTCGTGCTGAAATTGCCAATTCGATCGAACATATTAAACAACTCAACAGCATAAATgacacaaaagaaaaggagcTTAATCTGATACGTGACAAACTGGTGTCAATGCAACAAGCAGTTTCCACATACGAAGAC ATCAAACATTCTTTGAATATCCTTACCAAGGATAGAGCGGCATTGCAGGACCGATATGGCTTGCTCGAAAAGAAATACAATTCGACCAGCGAAGCATTAGTTGACTGCACAAGTCACAAAGATCGACTCGAGAAAACACTGGATGGATTAAACAAGCAGTtagaagaggaaagaaaaaaaacgtgccAAAAAATATCAGAAACTCAAGAGTTAGTACAGCAGCTTACT ACCTGTCAAGAAATCCTGGatgagaaaacaacaaaaacggaTGATCTTGCTAAAGAACTGACAATTTTGGTTGAGCGCCATCGAGACCTGGAAAAAAAGGCTCGTGGATTAGAAGAAACTGTTGTTGGCCACGAAAATTCGCTTCGAGTTATCGCCGAgttagaaaaagagataagTGAGCTGAAGTGTCACCTGGCAACAAAGTGCACAGAAATCCAGTGCAAGGAAAAGAAGCTTGAGGAAACAGAATGCGTGCTCAACGAATTGAAGCTAAAATCTCTGAACCTCGATAAG TTGGCAATTTTTGAAGATAAAAATCACGAGCTTCAGCTTGAGCTTAACAAAAAGGAAGTCGAACTAGAAGCCGCTCTTTCTTGCCAGCAGGAGTCGCAGCGATTAAAAACAGACTTGGATAAAGAGATTGCTGAGTTGAAATGTCAGCTGACGGCAAAATCTATAGAGCTTCAGTACAAGGAAAAGAGATTAGAAGAACTTGAAAAAGCCCTGGACGACGTGACCCTCAAGTCTCTTAACCCTGCGCAG GCAGAATCTGGTCGAATAGAAGGGGACTTATTTAAACAAagagcaaaaaatgaaatcgaaACCTTAAAAACagcattgaatttgaaaagtcTAGAACTTGAGAATGTGAACGACGAATACGAAGAGGCCCAGAAGATGATGGCATCAGCTGAAAGAAAGATTGCTGATCTTGAATTAACGGTCAGCATTCTTGAGCGGAAATTGGAAACCGAACGGGAACAG GCTTCCTTTACACCTCAACCTGGTGGACTCCCAGATGACACAGAACCTCGCGCGTTACGGCCAATTCTAAAGCAACCTTCTTCTTCCGTCTACACGGACCTTGCTTCTCAAAAT AGCGGAGAATCAACCACAGGTTCAACGGATAACAAGGAAACTTTGAATCTTCTACAAAAAGCAAACGCTTTT GCCAAAGCAGCAGAGCTGAAACGACGTGATGGCGGAAGCAGCGCGTGTGTGATTAAGATACCTCCCTCTCCGTCTAGCTCATGGCTAAACCCCTCAGAGAAACGA CGAAAATTAGATAAAGGTGATGGAATTCGTGCTTCTTCGATAAAAATGGATCTTCGAGACTCTGTTACCGAATCGCCCGTATTGCGCAGCCAATCTGACCGGCCGACGTCACGGTTTCTGGCTCGCAGTCACCCTTCCTCAGGTCCTCCTCAATCCATGGAGCCGCCTG CTGAAGATTCAGATGATTATGATAATGAAACAGTTCAGTGA
- the LOC116929304 gene encoding myosin-11 isoform X3, whose amino-acid sequence MSQRGSSQNFLFRYAPLRLRGMNDQPTINSRANISGSQMPFPQRLSRPPANPSIDETTTTVFEVNNSGPCDLLNSSLDNITNFCQRQELRNRDIQAQLELATAEIRNLKARLDTSAGEIEQLQHVNQKLRNSHQHVEKELQKVDQLYAEVKNIFADTALIIEDTRKDKETWLSNFENLQKIHYERKEIQLRNEFKRSIDEKDAKIDAMRCEAEQLIIQFQDTSELRAEIANSIEHIKQLNSINDTKEKELNLIRDKLVSMQQAVSTYEDIKHSLNILTKDRAALQDRYGLLEKKYNSTSEALVDCTSHKDRLEKTLDGLNKQLEEERKKTCQKISETQELVQQLTTCQEILDEKTTKTDDLAKELTILVERHRDLEKKARGLEETVVGHENSLRVIAELEKEISELKCHLATKCTEIQCKEKKLEETECVLNELKLKSLNLDKLAIFEDKNHELQLELNKKEVELEAALSCQQESQRLKTDLDKEIAELKCQLTAKSIELQYKEKRLEELEKALDDVTLKSLNPAQAESGRIEGDLFKQRAKNEIETLKTALNLKSLELENVNDEYEEAQKMMASAERKIADLELTVSILERKLETEREQASFTPQPGGLPDDTEPRALRPILKQPSSSVYTDLASQNAKAAELKRRDGGSSACVIKIPPSPSSSWLNPSEKRRKLDKGDGIRASSIKMDLRDSVTESPVLRSQSDRPTSRFLARSHPSSGPPQSMEPPAAEDSDDYDNETVQ is encoded by the exons ATGTCTCAACGGGGAAGCTCTCAAAATTTCTTATTTAGATATGCTCCACTGCGTCTCAGGGGTATGAATGATCAGCCCACTATCAATTCAAGAGCAAATATCTCAGGAAGTCAAATGCCTTTCCCCCAAAGACTTTCCAGACCACCAGCAAACCCTTCTATTGATGAAACGACGACGACTGTATTTGAAGTCAACAACTCAGGACCATGCGATTTACTTAATTCCTCTTTAGATAATATAACCAACTTTTGCCAACGTCAGGAACTTCGCAACCGCGATATTCAAGCGCAGCTGGAGCTAGCCACAGCTGAAATCAGAAATCTTAAAGCCCGACTGGATACTTCTGCCGGAGAAATAGAGCAGCTACAACACGTTAACCAGAAACTGCGA AATTCACACCAACATGTAGAAAAGGAATTGCAGAAAGTCGATCAACTTTACGCGGAAGTAAAGAATATTTTTGCCGACACTGCACTGATTATTGAAGACACCCGAAAAGACAAAGAAACCTGGCTCtcaaattttgaaaatctacaaaaaattCATTACGAAAGGAAGGAAATACAGCTGAGGAATGAATTTAAACGAAGCATTGATGAAAAGGATGCCAAGATTGATGCCATGCGCTGTGAGGCGGAGCAGCTTATCATTCAGTTTCAAGATACATCGGAACTTCGTGCTGAAATTGCCAATTCGATCGAACATATTAAACAACTCAACAGCATAAATgacacaaaagaaaaggagcTTAATCTGATACGTGACAAACTGGTGTCAATGCAACAAGCAGTTTCCACATACGAAGAC ATCAAACATTCTTTGAATATCCTTACCAAGGATAGAGCGGCATTGCAGGACCGATATGGCTTGCTCGAAAAGAAATACAATTCGACCAGCGAAGCATTAGTTGACTGCACAAGTCACAAAGATCGACTCGAGAAAACACTGGATGGATTAAACAAGCAGTtagaagaggaaagaaaaaaaacgtgccAAAAAATATCAGAAACTCAAGAGTTAGTACAGCAGCTTACT ACCTGTCAAGAAATCCTGGatgagaaaacaacaaaaacggaTGATCTTGCTAAAGAACTGACAATTTTGGTTGAGCGCCATCGAGACCTGGAAAAAAAGGCTCGTGGATTAGAAGAAACTGTTGTTGGCCACGAAAATTCGCTTCGAGTTATCGCCGAgttagaaaaagagataagTGAGCTGAAGTGTCACCTGGCAACAAAGTGCACAGAAATCCAGTGCAAGGAAAAGAAGCTTGAGGAAACAGAATGCGTGCTCAACGAATTGAAGCTAAAATCTCTGAACCTCGATAAG TTGGCAATTTTTGAAGATAAAAATCACGAGCTTCAGCTTGAGCTTAACAAAAAGGAAGTCGAACTAGAAGCCGCTCTTTCTTGCCAGCAGGAGTCGCAGCGATTAAAAACAGACTTGGATAAAGAGATTGCTGAGTTGAAATGTCAGCTGACGGCAAAATCTATAGAGCTTCAGTACAAGGAAAAGAGATTAGAAGAACTTGAAAAAGCCCTGGACGACGTGACCCTCAAGTCTCTTAACCCTGCGCAG GCAGAATCTGGTCGAATAGAAGGGGACTTATTTAAACAAagagcaaaaaatgaaatcgaaACCTTAAAAACagcattgaatttgaaaagtcTAGAACTTGAGAATGTGAACGACGAATACGAAGAGGCCCAGAAGATGATGGCATCAGCTGAAAGAAAGATTGCTGATCTTGAATTAACGGTCAGCATTCTTGAGCGGAAATTGGAAACCGAACGGGAACAG GCTTCCTTTACACCTCAACCTGGTGGACTCCCAGATGACACAGAACCTCGCGCGTTACGGCCAATTCTAAAGCAACCTTCTTCTTCCGTCTACACGGACCTTGCTTCTCAAAAT GCCAAAGCAGCAGAGCTGAAACGACGTGATGGCGGAAGCAGCGCGTGTGTGATTAAGATACCTCCCTCTCCGTCTAGCTCATGGCTAAACCCCTCAGAGAAACGA CGAAAATTAGATAAAGGTGATGGAATTCGTGCTTCTTCGATAAAAATGGATCTTCGAGACTCTGTTACCGAATCGCCCGTATTGCGCAGCCAATCTGACCGGCCGACGTCACGGTTTCTGGCTCGCAGTCACCCTTCCTCAGGTCCTCCTCAATCCATGGAGCCGCCTG CAGCTGAAGATTCAGATGATTATGATAATGAAACAGTTCAGTGA
- the LOC116929304 gene encoding myosin-11 isoform X1: MSQRGSSQNFLFRYAPLRLRGMNDQPTINSRANISGSQMPFPQRLSRPPANPSIDETTTTVFEVNNSGPCDLLNSSLDNITNFCQRQELRNRDIQAQLELATAEIRNLKARLDTSAGEIEQLQHVNQKLRNSHQHVEKELQKVDQLYAEVKNIFADTALIIEDTRKDKETWLSNFENLQKIHYERKEIQLRNEFKRSIDEKDAKIDAMRCEAEQLIIQFQDTSELRAEIANSIEHIKQLNSINDTKEKELNLIRDKLVSMQQAVSTYEDIKHSLNILTKDRAALQDRYGLLEKKYNSTSEALVDCTSHKDRLEKTLDGLNKQLEEERKKTCQKISETQELVQQLTTCQEILDEKTTKTDDLAKELTILVERHRDLEKKARGLEETVVGHENSLRVIAELEKEISELKCHLATKCTEIQCKEKKLEETECVLNELKLKSLNLDKLAIFEDKNHELQLELNKKEVELEAALSCQQESQRLKTDLDKEIAELKCQLTAKSIELQYKEKRLEELEKALDDVTLKSLNPAQAESGRIEGDLFKQRAKNEIETLKTALNLKSLELENVNDEYEEAQKMMASAERKIADLELTVSILERKLETEREQASFTPQPGGLPDDTEPRALRPILKQPSSSVYTDLASQNSGESTTGSTDNKETLNLLQKANAFAKAAELKRRDGGSSACVIKIPPSPSSSWLNPSEKRRKLDKGDGIRASSIKMDLRDSVTESPVLRSQSDRPTSRFLARSHPSSGPPQSMEPPAAEDSDDYDNETVQ, from the exons ATGTCTCAACGGGGAAGCTCTCAAAATTTCTTATTTAGATATGCTCCACTGCGTCTCAGGGGTATGAATGATCAGCCCACTATCAATTCAAGAGCAAATATCTCAGGAAGTCAAATGCCTTTCCCCCAAAGACTTTCCAGACCACCAGCAAACCCTTCTATTGATGAAACGACGACGACTGTATTTGAAGTCAACAACTCAGGACCATGCGATTTACTTAATTCCTCTTTAGATAATATAACCAACTTTTGCCAACGTCAGGAACTTCGCAACCGCGATATTCAAGCGCAGCTGGAGCTAGCCACAGCTGAAATCAGAAATCTTAAAGCCCGACTGGATACTTCTGCCGGAGAAATAGAGCAGCTACAACACGTTAACCAGAAACTGCGA AATTCACACCAACATGTAGAAAAGGAATTGCAGAAAGTCGATCAACTTTACGCGGAAGTAAAGAATATTTTTGCCGACACTGCACTGATTATTGAAGACACCCGAAAAGACAAAGAAACCTGGCTCtcaaattttgaaaatctacaaaaaattCATTACGAAAGGAAGGAAATACAGCTGAGGAATGAATTTAAACGAAGCATTGATGAAAAGGATGCCAAGATTGATGCCATGCGCTGTGAGGCGGAGCAGCTTATCATTCAGTTTCAAGATACATCGGAACTTCGTGCTGAAATTGCCAATTCGATCGAACATATTAAACAACTCAACAGCATAAATgacacaaaagaaaaggagcTTAATCTGATACGTGACAAACTGGTGTCAATGCAACAAGCAGTTTCCACATACGAAGAC ATCAAACATTCTTTGAATATCCTTACCAAGGATAGAGCGGCATTGCAGGACCGATATGGCTTGCTCGAAAAGAAATACAATTCGACCAGCGAAGCATTAGTTGACTGCACAAGTCACAAAGATCGACTCGAGAAAACACTGGATGGATTAAACAAGCAGTtagaagaggaaagaaaaaaaacgtgccAAAAAATATCAGAAACTCAAGAGTTAGTACAGCAGCTTACT ACCTGTCAAGAAATCCTGGatgagaaaacaacaaaaacggaTGATCTTGCTAAAGAACTGACAATTTTGGTTGAGCGCCATCGAGACCTGGAAAAAAAGGCTCGTGGATTAGAAGAAACTGTTGTTGGCCACGAAAATTCGCTTCGAGTTATCGCCGAgttagaaaaagagataagTGAGCTGAAGTGTCACCTGGCAACAAAGTGCACAGAAATCCAGTGCAAGGAAAAGAAGCTTGAGGAAACAGAATGCGTGCTCAACGAATTGAAGCTAAAATCTCTGAACCTCGATAAG TTGGCAATTTTTGAAGATAAAAATCACGAGCTTCAGCTTGAGCTTAACAAAAAGGAAGTCGAACTAGAAGCCGCTCTTTCTTGCCAGCAGGAGTCGCAGCGATTAAAAACAGACTTGGATAAAGAGATTGCTGAGTTGAAATGTCAGCTGACGGCAAAATCTATAGAGCTTCAGTACAAGGAAAAGAGATTAGAAGAACTTGAAAAAGCCCTGGACGACGTGACCCTCAAGTCTCTTAACCCTGCGCAG GCAGAATCTGGTCGAATAGAAGGGGACTTATTTAAACAAagagcaaaaaatgaaatcgaaACCTTAAAAACagcattgaatttgaaaagtcTAGAACTTGAGAATGTGAACGACGAATACGAAGAGGCCCAGAAGATGATGGCATCAGCTGAAAGAAAGATTGCTGATCTTGAATTAACGGTCAGCATTCTTGAGCGGAAATTGGAAACCGAACGGGAACAG GCTTCCTTTACACCTCAACCTGGTGGACTCCCAGATGACACAGAACCTCGCGCGTTACGGCCAATTCTAAAGCAACCTTCTTCTTCCGTCTACACGGACCTTGCTTCTCAAAAT AGCGGAGAATCAACCACAGGTTCAACGGATAACAAGGAAACTTTGAATCTTCTACAAAAAGCAAACGCTTTT GCCAAAGCAGCAGAGCTGAAACGACGTGATGGCGGAAGCAGCGCGTGTGTGATTAAGATACCTCCCTCTCCGTCTAGCTCATGGCTAAACCCCTCAGAGAAACGA CGAAAATTAGATAAAGGTGATGGAATTCGTGCTTCTTCGATAAAAATGGATCTTCGAGACTCTGTTACCGAATCGCCCGTATTGCGCAGCCAATCTGACCGGCCGACGTCACGGTTTCTGGCTCGCAGTCACCCTTCCTCAGGTCCTCCTCAATCCATGGAGCCGCCTG CAGCTGAAGATTCAGATGATTATGATAATGAAACAGTTCAGTGA